From the Acipenser ruthenus chromosome 5, fAciRut3.2 maternal haplotype, whole genome shotgun sequence genome, the window ttaatgttaaatgacccatattatttcaaagagtaaaactaattgtctcccagcaaaaccacagcaacctaaaatgaccatattcacagtcagaaatatgtgattttaaaaggacaagaatataacatcaatattaataagtagatgggttcatacctttattgacttgcatttggttcactgctacttaagttgccttacactgctgggactggtaactgctgctgacactgggactggtgctgacactgctgctgacactgactggtgctgacactgctgacactggtgctgacactgactggtgctgacactgctgacactggtgctgacactgtgactggtgctgacactgactggtgctgacactgctgggactggtgctgacactgctgacactggtgctgacactgactggtgctgacactgctgggactggtgctgacactgctgtgactggtgctaacactgctgacactggtgctgacactgactggtgctgacactgctgggactggtgctgacactgctgacactgactggtgctgacactgctgtgactggtgctaacactgctgtgactggtgctgacactgctgacactggtgctgacactgactggtgctgacactgctgggactggtgctgacactgctgacactgactggtgctgacactgctgtgactggtgctaacactgctgtgactggtgctgacactgctgacactggtgctgacactgactcgtgctgacactggtgctgacactgtgactggtgctgacactgctgggattggtgctgacactgtgactggtgctgacactgctgggactggtgctgacaggactggtgctgacactgctgggactggtgctgtttgtgtacaatatttgtatgactcTATAGTACTTTGACAGGTattcaccaataataataataataataataataataataataataataatgtgatgttcccacctctgaacgcttgatctcctttgaacgtttacacagtttctcattcaattCTAATtttcttttgtcaatataaatcgacgataggaagtagtacagtacttcaggcgggggaaaccggtagctgaggtcccggtgctgcctagcgcacaggccgggtcactatagatgcaaatacacagcaaCTGTGCtaataaaacgctatgctatagcaggtagggtgatacttggacgagctgactgtccagttattattattattattattattatttgtttatttagcagacgcctttatccaaggctacttacagagactagggtgtgtgaactatgctgcagagtcacttacaactacgtctcacccgaaagacggagcacaaggaggttaagtgacttgcttagggtcacacaatgaattagtggctgaggtgggatttgaaccagggacctcctggtcacaagcccttttctttaaccactggaccacacagcctcctgtatttgTGTTTGAAATGGTACATCAACCCTACATCTATagttatgttatatttatttaaagttgtatatttaatttaaaacaaaaatgtagctAAAAGTAAGACTGCTACACACTTTCACAGTTTATCATTTTTGGTCGCAGATTAAAAGGGGAGCTATAAagagaattaaataaaaacaaaaaacacaattaaaaagttAGATACAAAGACATGCAGTGGGATTGGATTAAGGTCTTGATTATTTTGGGTCCTACATAGAAAGACGCTCAGAATTGTCACAGCAACTTTCATGTGTTTGGTTAGAACCTTTGCAGTAAAGACTATAGtctatataaatatacaaatgtaCAACAAAAAGATATAATCTTATATTCTTAATTTAATCAGATTTCTCAGGGATGCATCCTTCCATTTTCAAGACCTCAGGCCAACCTTCATATTTATTGGTATCCTTGTTATTCTTGATGTGCTGTTCAAATGGGCTCTTTGTTTTAATTCCTTTTCCTCCAACAAAAATCAAGTTATCCCGAAAGCCCAGGGTGGCAATACTTGTACTTCCTAATTCACCAAGAAGTTTCCGTGCTTCATCATTAAGTTTAGTTGCACCATCATCAAAGGTGGCAATTAACACAACTGTCCCATCCTGGATGGTCTTGAGAAACTCAATTAAAGGCTTCACATCTCGCCCCCACATGTAATAAAACTTTGTATCCATTAATTCTCCAGTTCTACCATTTACTAAAGCTAAATTCAATCCTCTTCCAACATTGTTCTTATCACCACTCATCAACACATGACCTTCCAAGCACATCTTTGGCCCAACAACACTTGCTGCCCCACTTGCCATTTTCAATGCAAAATGCTTCTTCGGACAGGGTTTTGAAAGTCCACATTTATACCTCGGAGGTTTTGTAGAATGTGAATGAGACACAGCTGACCTTGCAAAGATATTTCCTAAACTGCGTGcgagtcagcgcagggatggtagcggtgatctgagcctaaaaataattgggcatttcaaattggggagaaaatgataaaaaactaattggcaacgacgaaattattagggggaaaaaaaacgtaTTGCGGCTAAACATCATATTGCGCAAGGGAAAAACAagaaatataaatgataaattcacttaacattgattcttaccaagagttggcttctttagaaagaaatgtgtaattgtttgtttttttctccgtttcatgttagtgctgcactgtaaaccagagtacagagtaacttgggaaacgtctttgtggcgcgaatttgacataccccagtgtctgtacagcccgagatcacagtaatgtgaaaaaattaaaaataatattttatatatctcagttttacactcttaaaaaataaagtgggtacgttttggttttttatctttttttttcgtcttcacaattaagaattaaGCCGATTTTTAACGAGGCGGCTGCCTCAATGGACGCTACGAGCCGGGAgatgactgttttaatttgtcaacagcaacaatttaaagcacacaatgctctaTCTAAGGTTTTGgaggtctgaataattctgtaacttccatttgcctcagtctgcttgcCCTTTTTTTTGGCAGGTAAATCTCATAAccattttagcagcagaagctgcgtgcttaatacaccacacgtaattcatcacatgattacaggtgcgttcggttgattagacagtacggttgatcaaagatcggataattgactGCTGTATTTATTATGGTTCAGGTTCAATAGTAATTTACACCCAtagaaatacaaatatacaaatacatatttttgagAAACGATTTTTAGCATGTGCATATCCATCTATTTGTCATACTTTTCTCATAAACCTAGATAACCGCTTATTAAAtaatgaaacttagtattaacattatttagcatacgttTTTAGATGTATCAGCTTGTGGGGATATATGTAAGCGTCTCTCCTTCACAGTAACATTTTTACATGATACTGacacctcatttgcttacctaatgacatctaggtcttaaataccacataatccaattttcattaaactacttTTTTGCCATTTCTAATTCTATAATATTCTGTACTTACTGCTGATATACGTCtatcatggtcatcaacttttttgTCATACTAATAGCTTTAATTCTGAATGTACAGTTGTAACGGGGGATgagttactgacatacttgttcaAGTAAGATTAATCTTCAGTAGCTGTAATGTATACAGCATGACCTTACGAGACATGGCATTTCTTTGCTTTCATAAAAAAACTAAGCCATGAaacacaattgaaaaatgtggtaACATGATTCATATGAGTGACACAGACTTCTTTTATTTCTACAATATTCTGACAAGATGCAAATTACTTTGATTGCTTGTGTGTCACTACCCTCCTGGAGTGCAATTACCTGTGCTCTTCACAATCTGATTGGACAGAGCACTGGGCTgctttgcctgcaaaaaaaaaaaaaaaaaaaggtttttgctGTGGCAGACACTTACTGGTGGAGTCTCTTCTGAAGTCAAGGCAGAGTGACATACCCAGAAACATCGAAATAAATGAGGTATGTTTCCACAGGTTTGCGAacttacatacagtactgtacttaaaCAGCATGTTACTTTAAACTTTCAGGAGCGacagattattttaaaatattcatttttcaatttatgtGGCATGGCTTTCTACATTATCCTGAAAGCAATTATGGCTAAAGCCTAAATGAAATAAATTTAGCAATTATTTTAGATTTCTGCTTATAACATTTTGAACAACCCTGTTACAGGTCATTTATCCTATTAGTAGATTTTGTAATTGTTTCTTTGTCTGGTATGAGGGATAATCTCATTTCAGAattgttcagaaatgtattgtctTCTTTCAAATGTTCAAAGTAAAGCCATCAAGGGTAACAAAGATACAGGTATTTGCTTAGTTTTATACAAGATGGAAATTGTAGGTTAAGTGTGATGGCTTGACAGGTTAAATGTAGCAACTACTGCTAAAGAATTTAGACTTATACTGCACTGTAAATACTATATTTTAGTAACACTAGTAATGTCTTTATTCATTTTATCTGTCAGATTTTTATGTTACATGTGTCTTTTCTGCGACAATacaattatacatatttttacttACATGAATGAATTAGAATAAAAATGGAATGAAAATTATTATAAACAAATTACCTGCGCCAGAAATTTCACGAAATTTGACGATAATCAATGTTGGTCACTGTACaaatacagcaacacaaacatTTCTATGCTTGGTAATATCTGGCTTGTAATAAgtacaaacaataacaacaagaaaACTGTCCTAAAGACCTGATTAGGTAAACTTCATGTTTTCTACTATTAATCTTTACCAAACCCGTATTGTGCAatgaaaacataataataaacatgttctaTTTAGTAAGCTGATGGAACAGGTTTTGTTGGCAGTGGAATACAGATTTTATCAATATCTTTACCCCTATTAACATTTCAAAAGACAAAACTTCCTGCTCAGAGCAGTTTGTACAATATGCTTGACTGAGATACAATAATTTCCCAATTTGTCGTATTGTGCTCCAGGACTGTATCTGAAAATGTTAAAAGGTGCAGATGAGATTGCCCCACATCGTGATTTTACACCACTGATTGGAATGAGCTGGGATATTAATGATATCAACCTTCCTCAGGTAGGTTACTTCTCTCTGACTGATTCTTCTAGTATCAGTTCATGTATTAATAATTTTTTAACACTATAATCttatttgtttaaacaaaagGTCAAAGTCAGAAAAAACTATATACAGTTTTCATAATGAAGGACTAAAAAGATTTGGTCCTTTATTTTGACTTCACATTTCAAATAGATATTGATTTTTTTCAAGCTTGTTGAAGTGATGCCTATTTTTGTCTCAAGTAGAGGTTATTGTGACACTGAAAGCAAACTATGGTGtgcaaataatatattttaacacaaaatatatgttttaaaaaaaatacatcaagattTAATAACCAGGTTATCCTCATTATCCTCATCCTATATTTTCACCTAGCAATATGTTTGTACCAGAGTAAATGGATTTTAGATTAATTAAAGCAAACGCCTGGAAACTGAAACAGCTAAATTAAAAGGTACTTAAAAGGCAGTTGCTGTGATATACCTAAATTACATAATTTGGATCCTGGTTGGAAAATAGCCTGGGGCCTACTCTGTGAGGAAAACACTTGACAATATGCCCCTCATCCCTGTTTATCCACTTATGACTTTTGTATTGCCTACAAAGTAGTTAATGGCTTCAGCATTGCTACAATTGTCATTCCTATTTTATTAATTGCACAGTGCTATGATTACGTAGTTACTACTTTTACATGGTAATGTAACGCGAAGTACCCTGTAACTGAATGTGAACTTTTTGGTTACATGAATTAGACTTTAAGAAGTAGGAAACAAATTATTACTTAGTAATTTACTTTGTAACACAGTATATGCACTTTCCTATCTGACTTAACTTAACTACACTGTTACTACACTGCAGTTGTATTGTAAAATGATGCTAGCAACTTGTTACACCACAATATGTATGATTATGGTGTCAGAATATAGTAATTACGGTGTAGTTAAAGTAAAGTGTATTCCAAATATAGGTAATTCTGAGAACATGAAAAGTCAATCATTGACTTTTACAAGTGCTGTTCAACAAGTTTTGCTTTGGAAAATCCCGTACGCTCAGCTTGCTGTGAAGGTCTCATAAATATCATCAATTTGACCTTCCTAGTCTCACTAAGTTATGAGGCGATTACATTTTTAGATGTCTCAGAAATGtgactgtttttaaaatattgtacagtaccAAGGAGTTTAATTTAAAAGGCTCACATAATTCAGCTAACGAAGTGTTAAACCAAACAGAACTAAACAAATACGAAACAGGTCTTTCATTTGCATTTTCAACAAGGTAAACTATTAAACAATGTAGACATGGCTTGTTTTTATATCAATTACTGTAACTACTGTATTAACATGATCACATTCAGGGTGAGTTTTCCTAATAAAGACACTTTCTTCTGTTAACATggttaatatgttttattaagcTTTAAGACAGTTTTGTATCCTCACAAATTCACATGAATTCAAACAGAACGCAGGTTGATACCATAACGTTATGTTGGAATTTCTagctgttgttttaaaatgttgcacAATTTTCTTTGGAACAACGTGCTTTGTGACCACAAAATGTGGCCAATAATATATTTGAAATGCAAAGTACTGTTAAGCCATTGATACAACAGGcactcaaagctttttactccaaagtaTTTTAAGTATAAACGTATTTTTAAGAttcatactgaaaaataagaatATAAGCTACTGCATTATACTGGAGCAATACCACAGGATAGTTTTCTAAGGGTCAAACTAATATTacttaaattaaatacatgatGGGGTATATTCAATGGAtctaatacattaaaatattatccCTCTTCTGGgtgtttttgatatttttataGACAGAAACACTTTTAGGCACTGTAATATTTGATTTGTATAACCTTGATACATAAATGGCCCTGTATAAAAGCTGGGGTTTAGatcaattgtttttatataagtgtttgttatattatttaaaaaaataaaaaattaaatagaaaaaataaaaaaacatcacttTACACTTtgggctaaaaaaacaaaacaaaaaacatttacatcatcaacagaccttttttttttctttaaaggatGTGAAGCAGACAGACAGCTTCCAGGAATGGACAGATTCCTATGAGAAGTACATTTACAGCTCTAATGCCAAACATGCACAGAGACATTTGAGTGGCTGGGCCAtgagaaacaccaacaaccacaatgCTCGCATTCTGAAGAAATCCTGTCTTGGTGTGGTAGTCTGCAGCAATGACTGCACAACAATGGATGGGAGTAAAATACACCTGAGGCCCGCCATCTGTGACAAGGCCAGGCAAAAGCAACAAAGTAAGCACAGACACTTGCGATACTCAGGAGGGGCAAGTTACTATACACAGTGTTAGAGAACATTACTTTACTTGGTGTAACTGAGTTGTGCATATTGTGGCAGTATATTTTTCAACAAAGAATGTTCAGATTGAAATTAATGGCTATTGTGAGAACAGAAAACGAGCAGCGTTGTTGCAGGAGGAAGCATAATCTGGATACACTAATGAATTCATAGGACAAATACTCTTTTTCATGTCAAATGCACCTTAGTGAAAATGTTCAGCTTTATTCCTTGGCTaatgtataatataaaatatgaaaacaattgGATGATGAAAACTATTTTGCCATTATACATGTATCACAGCAAAATTAATAAATTTCTTGTAAACACAACATGGTGTTCTGAATCCTCTGCTGATAATGTTGTCCTAGTTGCCAGGAATGGGCTGGAACATTGTCAAATTCCTGTGCTTTCTCCTTTGATCGTATATTTATAAGAGTGAATATATTGTTTCAGAAAAAGGATGCCCAAATTGCCATGCTCCTCTGACTCTATTGTGCTGTAGAGGTCACGGGGGATATCCTGTCACCAACTTTTGGAGACATGAAGgatcttatatattttttcaggtgGGTAGTGCGACTAAACAAACTCCAATCAAATGCAAATATGTCTTTGGAAACAAAACACCCTTATGAAGTATTACTAGTAAAAATGCATGTAACCTGTTTTTTTCTTGATAGAGGATTTTGTTTATGGTTAGCAAAGTGGCTTGAATGAGGGCTATAAAATACCCACTATCCAAAAACATGTGTTAGGTAAATTGAACTTTATTACCACTTATTGAGTTTAGAACCTTTCTATAAAAATATCTACAACAATTCCATATAACAACCATGATCAGAATTCCATTCTGCCCTTTCTGATATGGTTATTTTAAGAATATTCACGCACGTTGGTTACAGAGGGTAGAAAACTGCATCTTCATACATCATTAATTTAATATACTTTTAACCTGAATGTGTAATAGGCAATTTTGGATGAATGAAGAtaacaggggggaaaaaaagatgtATAGCTTCAACTTAAAAAGCCAAAATACACTCTTAGCTCAAATTACAGTTGCTATATCTGTCTTGACATGTCTCTTGTGATCAAACAAATACACCCTACAAAGATGTCTTTACAATGAGGTTAATAtttcttatttattgttttagtCCAAAGGACTGCATGATCATCCAAAGCCTGAATCAAAATTAGAAGCTGAGGCAAGAAAATCAGTTTGCAGAAAACGTACAAGTATCTCATTAAAATCACCAAGTCTCAAAAGAACCCAGGAATCAGAGGTATGAACTAAACTGTGGCAACTCTTTGAACTTACCTGTAACTGTTCAACTTTTGGGTctgtttgaatgatttaaacagtggagGGCCCCctttaatcctgctggtgttttccagtgcacagtattatttaaataaaaatatctgtaataataacaataaaaaggatCATGTATACTTTATTAATGTCACTAGAAAAAAGGTTTTATGAAAATGGACAATTAAAGTACCCATCAAACAATTACAGAATACcactaaatattttataaataatgctCTGATGTCTTCTCCAATTCAGCCTTTTGCAGGTATAATGCCAAGCCAAGAAGCATTTTACCCTGCCATTTCACCCCATTTAGGAGACCACTTCCAGAAAGAGATTGCAGACAGTCTTTGCATCCCTTACCCAAGCGGTTTCAACTTTGGGAAAACTCCTTACACGGTTGACGGCTCAGCTGACATGGACGACATTGGCAGATACTATAGCAGATGCCTACAATATACAGCTGGAAACTACGGTTCGGGGAACTTCACTGGAAACATGAAAACCTGCGAT encodes:
- the LOC117403184 gene encoding protein FAM3C-like, coding for MASGAASVVGPKMCLEGHVLMSGDKNNVGRGLNLALVNGRTGELMDTKFYYMWGRDVKPLIEFLKTIQDGTVVLIATFDDGATKLNDEARKLLGELGSTSIATLGFRDNLIFVGGKGIKTKSPFEQHIKNNKDTNKYEGWPEVLKMEGCIPEKSD
- the LOC117403385 gene encoding chorion-specific transcription factor GCMa-like, whose product is MLKGADEIAPHRDFTPLIGMSWDINDINLPQDVKQTDSFQEWTDSYEKYIYSSNAKHAQRHLSGWAMRNTNNHNARILKKSCLGVVVCSNDCTTMDGSKIHLRPAICDKARQKQQKKGCPNCHAPLTLLCCRGHGGYPVTNFWRHEGSYIFFQSKGLHDHPKPESKLEAEARKSVCRKRTSISLKSPSLKRTQESEPFAGIMPSQEAFYPAISPHLGDHFQKEIADSLCIPYPSGFNFGKTPYTVDGSADMDDIGRYYSRCLQYTAGNYGSGNFTGNMKTCDSNYEYGDNWSRIINSLNACTSKPILGYAQGSGSYPYEAAASQNFLDTPLQNNYTMVSEKRAALAGFKQDFEQKWGEDSCEKKQTWNCKNSCITAAEFELCQEDPCFEKNNLSHPFF